The Rhodobacter sp. genome segment GATGCTGAACGACCCCGAGGAAGAGCAGGACTGTTTCTCGGACAACACGCACAACAGCCACTATTACGATGGGCTGGGCATCCAGAACGTCTATCTGGGGCAGTATACCCGTCTCGACGGCACCGTGGTCACGGGGCCCAGCCTGTCCGCGCTGCTGGCGGCGACCGACCCGGCGCTGGACCAGTCGATGCGCGACGCGCTGGCGACCTCGGTCGGGGCGCTGCACCACATGGTCACGGTCGCCGTGGGCGGGATGCCCTTTGACATGATGATCGCTCCCGGCAACACCCAGGGCGAGGCCGTCATCATGGCGGCGGTCGATGCGCTGGTCGATCAGACGCGGGTTCTGGAACGGGTGATCGACACGCTGCACATCGGCGGCACCCGCATCGAAGGGTCGGACAGCCTGGACTCGGGCGGCGCCGTCTTCCACTGACGCCGACCCGGTTATCCAAGGGGGACACGACATGTCGCGAACCGGCCTCTTGCGGACGCGGGTCTGGCTGACGCGGGCTTGGCTGACGGTGGCGCTGCTGCTGGGCACCCTGCCCGTGCCGGCGCCGGCGCAGGCGCAGGACCTGCGAGACCTGCACCTGAACGCCCTGCCCCGCACCCCGTCCGAGGCCGCGCGCGTGGCCACGGTCGTCGCCCCGCCCCAGGACCCCACCCAGCCGCAACGCTTCGCGCGGCGCTCGGGCGGGGCGGCGACGGTGCGGGTGCGTCCGGGCACGGATGCCTTCTCGCAACCCTCGGCCAATCTGGCGTTCGAGGACCAGATGCGCTTTCGGCTGGGCAACGGGCTGTTCACCCGACTGTGGGTTTCGGCGCCCTCGTCCACCATCGCCTCGGACGGTCTGGGCCCGATGTTCAACGCGCGCGGATGCCAGAGCTGCCACCTGATGGACGGGCGCGGGCACCCGCCGGTTGCGGGCACGGACGGCGCCATGACGATGTTCCTGCGCCTGTCGATCCCCGCGCCCCAGGGCACCGCCGGCCCCTCGGGCATTGCCGATTGGCTGGCCACCCTGCCCGACCCGGTCTATGGCCGGCAATTGCAGGACCTGGCGATCCAGGGCCAGACCCCCGAGGGCCGCGTCGCCGTCACCTGGACCGATGTCCCCGTCACGCTCGAGGGGGGCGAGGTGGTCACCCTGCGCCGCCCGGACTGGCGGGCCGAAGGGTTGCAATACGGTCCCCTGGCGCCGCACGCGATGCTGAGCGCCCGGGTCGCGCCGCAGATGATCGGACTGGGCCTGCTCGAAGCCATCGCGACCGAGGACATCCTGGCCCTGGCCGATCCCCTCGACGCGGACGGCGACGGGATCTCGGGGCGGCCGGCGATCGTCTGGTCGCCCGAATTCGACGCCCCGATGCTGGGCCGATTCGGCTACAAGGGCGGCAGCGCGACGGTGCGTCAGCAAAGCGCGGCCGCGTTCCTGGGCGACATGGGGTTGTCCACCACCCTGTTCCCCGACGGCCAGGGCGAGTGCACCGAGGCCGAGGTCGATTGCCGCGCCGCCCCCGATGGCGGCGACCCGGAACAGGGCGGGGTCGAGGTCAGCGACGAGGCGCTCGATCTGGTCACCTTCTACGCCCGAAATCTGGGCGTGCCGGCGCGGCGCGACCTGGACGACCCCGAAGTGCTGCGCGGGCGCACGATCTTTCACCAGTTGCAATGCGCGGGTTGCCACCACCCCGCCTTTGTCACCGCCCGCTTGCAGGACCGTCCCGAGCAGAGCTTCCAGCTGATCTGGCCCTACACCGACCTTTTGCTGCACGACATGGGCGAAGGTCTCGCCGACAACCGCCCCGAGGGACGCGCCACGGGCCGCGAATGGCGCACGCCGCCGCTGTGGGGGATCGGGTTGACGCGGCAGGTCAGCGGGCACAGTTTCTTCCTGCACGACGGGCGCGCGCGCTCGCTGATCGAGGCGATCTTGTGGCATGGCGGCGAGGCCCAGGCCCCGCGCGACGCCGTGGTCGCCCTCGCCCCCGACGACCGCGCCGCCCTGATCCGATTCCTGGAGAGCCTCTGACATGCGCCTGCCCCTCGCCCTTTGCCTTCTGGCCAGCCCTGCCCTAGCCGATGCCGGGGCCGTCATGGACCGCCAGATCACCCCGGGCACGGCCGCCTTCACCGCAGCCGCCGCGACCCTGGCCCAGGCGGCCGGGGACGATTGCCTGCCCGCCAGCGTCGCGCCCGCCTGGAACGGCGCCTGGGACGCCTGGCTGGGCATCGCGCATTTCCGGCTGGGCCCGCAGGAAAACGCCGCGCTCGACATCGCCTTCTGGCCCGACGACCGCGGCACCGGGCGGCGCACCTTGGCACGCATGATCGCGGCCGGCGACCCGATGGGCCAGACCCCGCAGGGGGTGGCGCAGATCTCGGCCGCGGCGCGCGGTTTGTCGGGCCTGGAAACCCTGCTTTTCGACCCCGATTTCAACACCTACGCCACCGGCAGCTACAGTTGCACGCTGGTCGCCGCGTTGGCGCAGGACCTGGCCACGCAGGCCGCCGACCTTGAAACCGCCTGGGCCGCCTATGCGCCGCTGCTGCGCGCGCCCGGCGCGCCCGGAAACGCGACCTACCTGTCCCCGCGCGAGGCAGACGGCGCGATCTTCACGCAGGTGATGGCCGGGATCGAGTTCGACGCGGACCAGCGGCTGGGCCGTCCCATGGGCACGCCCGACCGCCCCCGCCCCGGCCATGCGGAAAGCTGGCGCGCCGGCCGCAGCCTGCGCAACCTCGTTCTGTCCCTCGATGCGCTGCGCCTGACCGCCGAGGCCCTGTCGGACGCCCCGATCGACAGGGTTGAGGCCGCGTTCGACACCGCCGCCTATTTCGCCGGGGCAATCAGCGACCCCGGATTTCAGGATGCCGCCGATCCGATGGGCCGCCTGCGGCTGGAATCCCTGCAAGGGCGCATCGCCGCGATCGGCGTCGCGCTGGAGCAGGATATCGGCGAACCGCTGGGCATCGCGCCCGGCTTCAATTCCCTGGATGGCGACTGACCGATGACCCGACGCAGAACCTTTCTCGCCGGCCTGCTGGCCGCAACGGCCCTGCCGGCGCCCGGCTGGGCCGATGTCGGCGCGCCGCGCTGGCTGGCGTGCGCGCGCGACCCGGGCGGCGCCTTTGCGCTTTATGGGATCGCGGCCGATGGTGCCGATACGTTCCGCCTGTCGCTGCCCGCGCGCGGTCATGCCGGTGCCGCCCACCCCCACCGCGCCGAGGCGGTCGTCTTTGCCCGCCGCCCGGGCAGCTACGCGCTGGTGCTCGATTGCGCCTCGGGTGCGGCGCTGCGCCAACTCGCGCCGCCCGCGGGAATGCAGTTCAACGGCCATGGCGCCTTCACCGGGGACGGGGGCCTGCTGTATACTGTCGAACAGCGGGCCGAAGACAGCGTGGGCTTCCTGGGGATCTGGGACGCCGACTACCGGCGCCTGGGGCAGATTGAAACCGGCGGCATCGGCCCACACGAAGTGCTGCGCCTGGCTGGCGACGTGTTCGTCGTGGCGAACGGCGGGATCGCCACGGCGCCTGACGATCGGACCAAGCTGAACGTGCCGCAGATGGCACCCAACCTTGCCTATATCGAACACGACGCCCTCGCCGAGACCGTCGCGCTGGAGCCCGGGTTGCACTTCAACTCGATCCGGCATCTGGCGCATGGGCAGGGCGTGACCGCCTTTGCCATGCAATGGGAGGGCGCGCCCGAGCGGACCGTGCCGCTGCTGGGCCTGCACCGACGCGGCGCGGCGCCCGTTCTGGCCAGCGCGCCCGCGACCGAACAGGCCCGGATGCAGGGCTACGCGGCGTCCTGCGCCTGGTCGGGCGACACCTTCGCCATCACCTCGCCGCGCGGCAACCGGCTGCATCGATTCACGGCAGATGGCCGCTTTCTGGGCGCCACCGAACGCACCGATGTCTGCGGGCTGGCGCCCTGCGACGGCGGCTTTCTCACCACCGACGGGCGGGGCGGCTTGCTCAGCATCCAGGCCGGTGTGCCGCACGCGCTGGGGCTGCGCGACCGGGCGTGGGACAACCACATCGTGACGCTGTGAGGCGGTTCTCGGCCAATCTCGGTTTCCTGTGGGCCGACCTGCCCCTGCCGCACGCGATCCGCGCCGCCCATGCGGCGGGTTTCGACGCGGTGGAATGCCACTGGCCCTATGCCACCCCGCCCGGAACGCTGCGCGCGGCCCTGATCGAGACCGGGCTCGCGATGCTCAGCCTCAACACGCGGCCCGGGGACACGGGGCGCGGCGACTTCGGCCTGTCCGCCCTCAAGGGCCGCGAGACCGAGGCCCGCGACGCGGTGGACGAGGCCTTGCGCTATGCCACCGAGACCGGCACGCGGGCGGTGCATGTGATGGCCGGCCGCAATGGCGACCTCGACACCTTCCTGGCCACGCTGGCCCATGCCTGTGACGCCGCCCTGCCGCTGGGGCTGACGATCCTGATCGAACCGCTCAACCGCTTCGATGCGCCGGGCTATCTGCTGGAAACCACCGATCAGGCGGCGGCGATCCTCGACCGGCTTGCCCGGCCCAACCTCAGGATCCTGTTCGACTGCTACCACGTCGCACGAACCGAAGGCGATGTGCGCGCGGCCTTTGATAGACACCGCAACCGCATCGGCCATGTGCAATTCGCCGCCGTGCCGGATCGCGGCCCGCCGGACCACGGCGCCATCGACTACCCGACGCTGCTGGCCCGGCTCGACTGGCCGCTCCCGTTCGGCGCCGAATACCGGCCCTTGGGGCCGACCGACACCACCCTCGGCTGGATGGCGGCGTGTCGATAGAGGCGCGGGGGGATTTTCAAGGGGTCCCCATGGACCCCTTGAAGCGGGGGGTTCGGGGGGCAGCCGCCCCCCGACGCCCGACAAACCCGACGCCCGACAAACCCCGATTCCTGGCGCGACGCTAGACCTGGCGCGCCTCGTTCAGCCACTCGGCCGTGGCCTTGATGCCCCCCAGCGGGAACAGATGCACCCGGTCGATCAGGCTGCCGGGATGCGCGGCCTTGTAATCGGCGACCTCGGTCAGCAACTCGGTCGGGGCAAAGGGCACCAGCAGTTTCGACAGGTCCAGCGCGCGTTTTTGCAGCACCGCCATCGACGGGCCGACACCGCAGGCGACGGCGTATTTGATCAGCGTCTGCAACTTGGTCGGGCCGGCCGCGCCCAAATGGATCGGCAAGGTCACGCCCATCGCCGACAACCGCTCGGCCCAGGCGATCACCGGCCCCGCGTCAAAGGCAAACTGCGTGGTAACCGCCATCGCGATACCGGTGCGCGCGGCGAAATCCTGCTTCCAGAGCAACGCGCGGTCCACCTCGGACGTGCCGCCCTTGCGGTCGATGTCCTTGTTGCCCTCGGGGTGGCCGGCGACATGCAGACGGCTGTAGCCCAGGTCCTGGAACACCCCCGTTTCCAGCATGTCCAAGGACGAGGCGAACGGCCCCGCCGGCGTCGCGTCGTTGCCCGCGAGCACCAGCGCCTGTTCGGCCCCGGCCGCGCGATAGCGCGTCAGACGGTCCACCAGCGCCGCATGCGAGGCGATCGCGCGCGCGGGCACGTGCGGCATCGGCGCGAACCCGTCCGCGGCCAGCCTGCCGACGGTCTCGGCCATCTCCTCGACCGAGGTGCCCTCGATATGCGCGACATAGACCCGGGTGCCGGCGGGCAGCAGCGGGGCGAAGCTGTCGATCTTGGCGGCGGTGCGGGGCATCACCTCGATCGAGGCCCCGTCGAGGAAACCCGCCAGAGTCTCGCTCTTGTCGGACGCGCCCTTGTTTGAGCGCAGGTTGAACAGGGCCATGTCGTCCTCCTTCAGACCGTCATGCGGGGGGAAATGCGATCGGCGGCGAAACTGTCCGCCAGCCGGGTCAAGGCGATCGTGGCGACGACCCCGCCGGTGACGAACGGATCACCGTCGAGATAGGCGCGCGCGGCCTCGGGGGTGGCGGCCTCGATCAGGCCCCAATGGCCGATGGCGACGCCCGCGTCATCCCACAGGGCCGAACCGTGGATCACCGACACGCGCCCTGCGCCGCCAGAGCGATTCCAGTCGCGATGGGCCGGCCTGAGCCGGTCGCGGGCGCCATCCATGCCAGGATGGTGATCGCAGCGCATCAGGAAGAACATGCACACACTCCTTCAGCCACGCCGGAACCGCCTCCGGCCGTCAGCCAGGCGACCCTCGGCAGGTTTCGCGTCGGTCAGTCCCGCAGGAACGGGACCAGGATGTCGGCCACCGCCCCGGGCCGTTCGACGGGGGCAAAATGGCCCGCGTCCTCGATGATTTCCAGCCGCGCCCCGGGCAGCAGCGCCAGCATGTCCTCGTGCTGGGCGACCGGCGACCACTGGTCGTGCCGGCCCACCATCAGCAGCACCGGACACGCGACCTGCCCCAGCGTCGCCGCCGCGTCGGGGCGGTTCACCAGCGCCCGGATCTGGCGGGCGTGCAGTTCGGGCGTCATGCGCAGCACCATCGCCCTGAGCCCGTCCATCAGCGCGGTGTCGGTCTGGTTCCCCTGCCAGACCATGGGCGGCAGCCAGCGGTCGGCCAGGGCCCGCATCCCGTTGTCAAAGGCAAAGCGCACGATCTCGTCGCGCTTTTCCGTCTCGCCCGCGCGCAGAGGGTGGATGCCGGTGTCCAGCAGCGCCAACCGCTCGATCCGGTCGGGGGCGAGACGCGCCATTTCCATGGCCACCCGCGCGCCCATCGAATGCCCGGCCACGCGCAGCGCGCCCGGGTGGCGTTGCAGAAGATCGCGCGCCATCTGCGTCAGGTCGTCCTGCGTGGACAGGTCCGCCACCTCGGCCGGCAGGCGCGCCAGAACGGCCTCCCAGCAGAAGCGGTCGCACAGAAGGCCGGGGATCAGCAGCGTCGTCGTCATGGCTCAGTTGATCATCGTATCGGGCAGATACAACGAGATCTGCGGGAATATCACCAGGATCACCAGCGTGACGATCATGGCCAGCCAGAACGGCACCACGCCCCGGAAGATCGTGTTCAGATCGACATTCGGCGCCACCGACTTGACGATGAACACGTTGACCCCCACGGGCGGCGAGATCAGCCCCATTTCCAGCGTCAGCACCACCAGAACGCCGAACCAGATCGGATCAAAGCCCAGTTGCTGGACGATCGGGAAGAAGATCGGCATGGTCAGCACCAGCATGGCAAAGCCTTCCAGGAAGCACCCCAGCACCAGGTAGCAGGCCAGGATCAGGCCCAGGACCGCCAGCGGCGGCAGGCTCAACCCGATCAGGAATTCGCCCAGCGCCTGCGGAATGTGGCTGAGCGCGAGGAACGGATTGATCATGTGCGCGGCGATCAGGATCAGCATCACCGTGGCGGTCGTCGTGACCGAGGATTTTGCCGCCGCCCAGAACGCCCGCAAGGTCAGGGTCCGGGCCACCAGGCCGATCACGATGATGAGCCCGGCCCCCACGGCCGAGGCCTCGACCGGCGAGAACACGCCCGTGTAGATGCCGCCGATGGTGATGAGAATGACCGCCAGGATCGGCACCGCGCCGATCATCGCGCGCGCCTTTTCGGACAACGAGGTGCGCGGACCGGCGGGGCCCATCGCCGGGTTCACCCAGCAGATCGCCGTCACCGTCAGCACGAACATCAAGAGCAGCAGCAACCCGGGCAGGACGCCCGCCAGGAACAGCCGGCCGATGCTTTGCTGGGTCAGGATCGCGTAGATCACGAACCCGGTCGAGGGCGGGATCAGGATCCCCAGCGTGCCGCCCGCCGCGACCGCGCCCGTGCTCAGCCGGGGGTCATAGTTGAAGCGGTCCATTTCCTTCAGCGACACCTTGCCCATGGTCAGCGCCGAGGCGACCGACGAGCCCGACAGCGCCGCGAACCCGCCGCAGCCGATCACCGTGGCCGAGGCCAGCCCGCCCCGCACCGATCCGATGACGGCATAGGCCGCATCATAGAGCCGCCGGCTCATGCCGGTTTCGGTGGCGACGTTGCCCATCAGGATGAACAGCGGCACCACGACCAGTTCCGCACTGGTGGACAGCGTGAAGCTTTCGGTGGCGAGATAGCTCATCGCCGCGTTCCAGCCGTTCAGGATGGAGATCCCCACGAAGCCAACCGCGAACATGGCAAAGGCGACGGGAATGCGCAGGGCCAACAGGACGAACAGCGCGCCCATGCCCCACATGCCGATGGCAAAACCGCTCATGTCGCGTGATCCCCGGTGGCCGTTTCCCTGACAACCCGTCCGCCGGTCAGCAGCACCAGAAAGCGCAGCGCCATGCCGAAGGCGGTAATCGCACTGGTCGCGACGATGTAGTATTTGAACCAGGCAAAGGGCAAATAAAGGATGTTGGTGGACTGGTGCAGCATCACCGACATCCGGGCGCTGAACCACATGTTGTAGGCAACCCCCGCAAAGATCGCCGCGCCCACCAGCGCCGCGGCCAGATCGCCCAGCCGGATCAACCAGCCGGGAAAGGCGCGCTCGAACACGTCAACGGCGATATGCCCGCCCTGACGGTCGCAGAGCGCCATGCCCCCGAAGACCAGCACCAGCATGGACATCTGCGTGATGTCCTGCGCACCGGTCAGCGGATGGCCGAAATAGCGCCCGGTGACGTCGATCAGGATCACCACGACTTCGGCGATCAGACCCACCGTCCCCAGAACCGCGGCCAGGGCTGTCGCCCTGGCCGCAATCATGTCGAGGATGCGAAGCACCTCAGTTTCCGCCCTGCATCACGGCCAGGACATGGGCGCCGTCATCGACCGAGGCGACGACCTGGTCGCGCACCGGCAGCGTCAGCGCGCCAAAGGCGGCGGCTTCGTCCGCGCTCAGGGTGTAGACGGTGTTGTCACCGGTCGCGCTGATCTGGTCGATCACCTGCTGCGCGCGGGCGTTCCAGCCGGCTTCGGCCGAGGCCGACAGCGGGCGCCCGGCGATCGCGTCGAGCGCGGCGCGCTGCCCTTCGGGCAGGCTGGCGTAGCGGTCGGCGTTCATCACCAGATAGAACGAGATGCGGCCCAGCGGCGCGCCCAGCGTGTAGCTGTTGGCGACTTCGTCCAGACGGAAGTCCCCGATCGCCGAGGCGCCGGTGATGACGCCGTCGATGAGGCCGGTCTGAAGCGCGTTGTAGATCTCGCCCGCGGGCATCTGCACCGGGGTCGCGCCCAGGGCCTCGACCGCGGCGGCGGCCGCCGAACCCGACACGCGGATCTTCAGCCCGGCCACGTCGGCGGGGGTGCGGATGTCGTGGTCGCGCATGATGAACACGTTGGGTTCCGACAGCCACAGCGCCAGCGGACGGGTGCCGGGGAACTCGTCGTTCAGCAGGCCCGCGTCATAGGCGTTCCACAGCATGTCATAGCCGTTCATGCCCTCGGGCAGCGCGCCGGGCAGCTCGGCGATCATCGTGCGCGGGAACTGCGACGAGGTGTAGCCCTCCAGCCCCCAGACGATATCGGCCACGCCGGTCAGCGCGCGGGCGTATTGCTCCAGCGGGCCGGCCCCCAGCTCGCCGCCGGGATACACCTGGATCTCCAGGCCCGAGGCCTGCGTCGCGGCGATCAGCGGTTCGATGGTCGAGGCCGTCAGCGTGTGCTGCGGCGGCACCCAGTGGGCCAGGCGCAGCGTGTCGGCGCCGGCCGGCGCGGCCAGCATCGAGGCGGCAACAGCCGCCGCACCGGCGGCGCGAAGGGTCGAGAAGTCGAGCATTGTATTCCTCCCAGGTATCGGGGCCTTGCGCCCCGGATCGAAAGACTTGCGTCCGGGTTCACTATGACCGAGTTCGCAAACCCGCCAAATCGTTTTCGCGGCGTGCGACATAAGGAAACACTATTATTGACCCGGATCGACGGGGTCGCCCAGAACGGCGGGGGACGCGCCCCCGCCGCAGGGTCTCGATGCTCAGCTGCGCGTGCGCCAGCTGTCCGCATAGTTGACGCGGGCCTCGGCCGAATAGGGCGTCGGCGCCACGCGCACGCGGATGTCCGCCTGCTTGTGCTCTTCAGTCGAGGTCTTGCCGGTCGGCGTCGGCTCGCCCCATTTCAGCGTCAGCACGTCGCCCACCTGAACGTCGTTGCTGACCACACCCAGGCTGAGCAGGCAGCGTTCGTTGAAGCTGTAGCCATTGAACATCGACATGCCGACCATCTTGCCCGCGTCGTTGACGATCATGTCGGCCGAGGACGAGGCATAGTTGGGCTGCGGGAAGTCGATCCACTTGTAGGGGGTGCCCTGCTCAAAGGACGAGGCGATGACCTTCAGCACGTCGTCGCGGTTCCACTCGAAGGTCACCTTCTTGCGCTTGGGTCCTTCGGCCTTGATCTTCTCCAGCGCGGCCTTGCCGACGAAGTCATCCTTCTTCCAACCGATGTAGAAGTCATAGCCCAGTTCGAACGGGTTGACGTAGTAGTCCTCGATGTTGTCCGAAACGAACGAGCCGCCGATCGCGCCCGCCGCTTCGTACATGTCGGTGCCCAGCCATTCGCGATAGGCCTTGGTCATGCCGTCGCCGGTGTAGATGCCGGGCAACGGCGAGGGAATCCAGCCCGATTCCAGTGTGTTGGTCGAATAGGCGCGGCTACCGCACTGGACCAGGTTGACGCCGGCGTCGCGCGCAGCCTGCAGGATGGTCGAGTGGATGTAGTCCTTGTCCTTGTAGGGACCCCAGACTTCCAGCCCCGGCGCGCCGGACATGCCGTGACGCAGCGCCTGCACCTTTTTCGAACCGATGTTGATCCATTCGACGTGGAAGAACTTGATGTCCGGGATCGGGCCGCCGTTCATCTTTTCAAAGATCGCCGGCGCATCGGGGCCCTGGATCTGATAGCGGTAATGCTCGCGCAGCACGCGCTCGCCCTCGGGGCGGCTGGGCGAACGGGGGTCATACCGCAGGCGCACGTTCCAGCTGCCATAGGCGGCGGCGAACATCAGCCAGTTAGAGGTCGGCGCGCGGCCGACCAGGATGTATTTGTCCTCGCGCTCGCGAAAGATGATGTGGTCGCCGATGACGTGGCCGGCGGGCGTGACGGGCACATAGTGCTTGGCGCGGTTCAGCGCGAAGTTCCCGAAGGCGTTGATGCCGTGATGGGCCAGGAACTCGGTCGCCTGCGGCCCCTCGACGATCACCTCGTCCATGTGGTGCGACTGGTCGAACAGCACCGCGGACTTGCGCCAGGCCTCCTGTTCGACGCGCCAGTTCGAGAATTCGGGCGCGACGACCGGATAGACATACATGCCGATCTTCGAATTGCGCAGCATTTCGACGGTCTTGCCGCCATTGGCCGCGATCAGGGATTCCAGGCTCGTGACAGCCATGTCGATTCTCCTCCAGGTGATAATGTATACACCCTGCGTTCAGGTTCAGCGAAACGCAAGAAAAATCGCCTGCATTGGCGGCGATTCGCTGAAATTTGTATGCATGATCCGTCAGCGCACGATCAGCGACAATCCGGGGACCCCGTCCGAGGCCTGCAAATCCGAAACGAAGGTGTCCTCCAGGTTGCCGCGCGCGATTCGCGCGTGCTCGCGGGCGATCGCCTCCGCCCGCGCGCCCTCGCGCGCCTCGATCGCCTGGACCATCGCCCGGTGCTGCGCCTGCGCCTGGATCAGCGACCGATGCGACCGCGCATTTTCCGCCTGCCCCAACACAAAGGCCGAAGGCGAGGCAAAGGGCAAAGACTTGACCCGCTCCAACTCGCGCAGGATCACCGGGCTCTGGCACAGGCCGGCCAGCCGGGCGTGAAACTGTCCGTTCAACTCGCTGTAGACGTCGAAATCGACCTGATCGCCATCGCGCGCGAAACACTGGTCCAGACGATCCAGAAGACCCTTGATTTCTTTTATTTTCAAAGGGTCGGCACCCTGTTCGGCGGCCAGCCGAACCGCCGTCCCCTCCAGAACGCCGCGCAACTCGATGGCGTCGGTCACGTCGCGCAGAGTAAAGCTGCGCACCTGGAACCCGCCCCCCGAGGCCCGCTCCAGCAGCCCCTCCTCGGCCAGCCGCGACATTGCTTCGCGCACCGGCGTGCGCGAAATCTGCAACTCCTCGGACAGCGCGACCTCGTAAAGCCGGGTGCCGCCGGGCAGACCGCCGTGAATGATCTTCTGGCGCAACTCGTAGGTCGCGCGCTTGGTCAGATTGACGCTTTTCGATTCCGTCATGCCCGCGGGACCCCTCTATGTATACACGCAATGTATACAACGCCCGCGTCAGCGTAAACATGTCCCTGCGCCCTCGGGGTCGAAATCCGCGAAGGGGGGGATTTTCAAGGGGTCCCCCGGACCCCTTGAAGCGGGGGGTTCGGGGGGCGGCAGCCCCCCGCGCCTACGGGGCCTAGCGGGCCTTCAGCCGCGCAGAACCGTCCAGCCGCACGCATTCTCCATTCAGATAGCGGTTCGTCGCCATGAAACAGACCGTGTCTGCGAATTCCGTCGGATCGCCCAGGCGCTGCGGAAAGGGAATGTCCGCCGCCAGCGCCTTTTGCGCCTCTTCGGGCAGGGTGTGCAGCAGCGGCGTCAGAAAGATCCCCGGCGCGATCACGTTGACCCGAACCCCGACCCGCGCCAGTTCCCGTGCGATGGGCAGCGTCATGCCGACGATCCCCCCCTTCGACGCCGAATAGGCGGCCTGCCCGATCTGCCCGTCAAACGCCGCGACCGAGGCGGTGTTGATGACCA includes the following:
- a CDS encoding GntR family transcriptional regulator, yielding MTESKSVNLTKRATYELRQKIIHGGLPGGTRLYEVALSEELQISRTPVREAMSRLAEEGLLERASGGGFQVRSFTLRDVTDAIELRGVLEGTAVRLAAEQGADPLKIKEIKGLLDRLDQCFARDGDQVDFDVYSELNGQFHARLAGLCQSPVILRELERVKSLPFASPSAFVLGQAENARSHRSLIQAQAQHRAMVQAIEAREGARAEAIAREHARIARGNLEDTFVSDLQASDGVPGLSLIVR
- a CDS encoding aminomethyl transferase family protein, whose amino-acid sequence is MAVTSLESLIAANGGKTVEMLRNSKIGMYVYPVVAPEFSNWRVEQEAWRKSAVLFDQSHHMDEVIVEGPQATEFLAHHGINAFGNFALNRAKHYVPVTPAGHVIGDHIIFREREDKYILVGRAPTSNWLMFAAAYGSWNVRLRYDPRSPSRPEGERVLREHYRYQIQGPDAPAIFEKMNGGPIPDIKFFHVEWINIGSKKVQALRHGMSGAPGLEVWGPYKDKDYIHSTILQAARDAGVNLVQCGSRAYSTNTLESGWIPSPLPGIYTGDGMTKAYREWLGTDMYEAAGAIGGSFVSDNIEDYYVNPFELGYDFYIGWKKDDFVGKAALEKIKAEGPKRKKVTFEWNRDDVLKVIASSFEQGTPYKWIDFPQPNYASSSADMIVNDAGKMVGMSMFNGYSFNERCLLSLGVVSNDVQVGDVLTLKWGEPTPTGKTSTEEHKQADIRVRVAPTPYSAEARVNYADSWRTRS